In the Dethiosulfovibrio russensis genome, CCGATCCGGAGTCCTTGAAGAGATCCTCCGTCCCTAAAGGTTTAGGCAGCACCATAGCCAGAGGCGGCTTTATAGGTACGGTGGTCGGGATACTGCCCGGGGCTGGAGCCACTATAGCGTCCTTCATCTCCTATAACTTCGCAAAACAGGTGTCGAAGAATTCCGACTCTTTCGGGAAGGGAAATCCCGAAGGGGTGGCCGCTGCGGAAAGTGCCAATAACGGTTGCGTTGGAGGTTCTCTCGTTCCCTTGCTTACCCTGGGGATTCCCGGAAACTCCGTTGCTGCTGCCCTGATGGGAGGGCTGATGATACAGGGGCTTATCCCTGGTCCGGAGCTCTTCACCCGCTTTGGCACTGTGACCTATGCGTTTATACTGTCTCTTTTCCTTGCCAATGTCTGTTTTCTTATCTTGGGGCTTTATTTTGCGCCCTTCTTTGCAAGGGTAGCGACGGTGCCGAACTCCATTCTCATTCCTTCCATATCGATACTGTCTGTAGTCGGAAGTTACGCTATAAATAACAGTATATTCGACGTATGGTTGATGTTGGGGTTTGGAATCGGAGGATATTTTCTTCACAGAGCGGGTTTTTCCCTGGGGGCCGTGGTGTTAGGCCTGATCCTTGGGCCTATCGCCGAGCTGGGATTTGGGCAATCTCTCATAATATCCCATGGTTCACCGATGATTTTTTTCGAGAGACCTATATGCTTGGTTCTCTGGGGTTTGATTCTGCTTTTGCTTCTTCCCGCTTTTAAGAAGAAAAAGAAGAAGGGTATTTCTGTGTAAAGATTATAGGAGGTGTTATTTCGGTGACTTCCTCGTTTTTTTCATGGGCTCAGATAGCAGGAGGGCTTGCTCTCTTCCTGATGGGTGTCACCGCGACCTCCGATGGCTTTCGTCGTTTTATGGGACGTTCCGCCAGGCAGAGGATGGCAGAGGTAACTGATAAAAAACCGATGGCTTTCGTCTTTGGTCTTATCCTCTCAGCCGTTACCCAGAGCAGCTCCGTTGCTACGTCTTTCGCTGTAGGCTTGGTCGACGTGGGAATGCTTTCCCTATCAGGTTCATTGGTCGTTATGATCGGAGCAAGCGTAGGAGGAACGTTCGTGACGTTGCTTCTGGGTCTTCCCGTTGTGCAGCTAGCGCCAGGAGTTTTGGCTATATCCCATTTTTCCGTCGATCTCCTTAAGGGGAAGGGACGGAACGGGGCTCTGGTGATCAGAGGTATCTCCTTGGTATTGACGGGTATGTTCGTCATAAAAACCGGGGTCTCTCCTCTCATGGAGGATCCCGGTTTTGCCGAAATGTTGTTAGCCTTGAGTGCCCGACCATTGGTAATGGGGGTTGTTGCCTTGACGGCGGCGGCGGTGCTGCAAAGCAGCGCCGCCGTTATGGCATTGGCAATAGCTTTGGTGGGGTCCGGATCGTTGCCTCTTGAGGCTGTATATCCCATCGTTTTGGGGTCTCACGTCGGATCGTCGGCGATGGTCTTGATGGCCAGCCTGTCAGGTAAAAGGAACGCTCGTTTGCTGGGTATAGGATCGGCTCTGTACAAGGTAATAGGCATCGCTTTGGTCCTCCCCTTCTCGTCTTTCGTCCCCGGGTTTCTTTCAAAGCTGTCCTTTCTCTCCCCGGAGT is a window encoding:
- a CDS encoding tripartite tricarboxylate transporter permease, with product MIDMLLSAASSLARPEVLLSVLGGTAGGMVIGAIPGLTATMAVALLIPVTFGMDPVVGLAMMGGVYSGGMYGGAISSILLSTPGTPAAAATAFDGYPMTRQGKGGVAIAVATIGSFWGGIISTFALLLLAPVLANFALRFGPPEYFLLSLLGLASIVTLTSGNLLKGLISGVIGLIIASIGMDPIDGFIRFTGGIVDLFEGVSFMPALIGLFSVSQVLELTAESHIVQELGADPESLKRSSVPKGLGSTIARGGFIGTVVGILPGAGATIASFISYNFAKQVSKNSDSFGKGNPEGVAAAESANNGCVGGSLVPLLTLGIPGNSVAAALMGGLMIQGLIPGPELFTRFGTVTYAFILSLFLANVCFLILGLYFAPFFARVATVPNSILIPSISILSVVGSYAINNSIFDVWLMLGFGIGGYFLHRAGFSLGAVVLGLILGPIAELGFGQSLIISHGSPMIFFERPICLVLWGLILLLLLPAFKKKKKKGISV
- a CDS encoding Na/Pi cotransporter family protein: MTSSFFSWAQIAGGLALFLMGVTATSDGFRRFMGRSARQRMAEVTDKKPMAFVFGLILSAVTQSSSVATSFAVGLVDVGMLSLSGSLVVMIGASVGGTFVTLLLGLPVVQLAPGVLAISHFSVDLLKGKGRNGALVIRGISLVLTGMFVIKTGVSPLMEDPGFAEMLLALSARPLVMGVVALTAAAVLQSSAAVMALAIALVGSGSLPLEAVYPIVLGSHVGSSAMVLMASLSGKRNARLLGIGSALYKVIGIALVLPFSSFVPGFLSKLSFLSPEFRCVVLQFAVVWYNALVVLPFTSILDRFLRACFVSDSQPIEEPAYLDNKLVEFPALALPLLDKELTRLAGFLEMETKLLLFPGGSLEEIGKLREGTDELWDVIADYFESMEISPKDGKNEAYARVAYALGAIKGIKESINDWLYPLIVSEGKKKRFPSVSADMGYEYESVLFELLRSAMGSFALGDLGLAKDVDHWYERLKEIDELIRRDIFRRGDYGRKGGLELLARGTQLAKACMEMTRGERMAFEMGRVSDGSGFDVEMVRDYDE